The window ACCTCATGATTTGCTGAACTAAACGACTTTCCAATACAAAAGTAGCAAAAAAGGCCATGACTGTTTCAAACTGGCTTAATTGCTCATCGGCGCGTAGAACTTGCAATGCTTGCCGTACTGTAGATTCTGATGCGCCACCCTTCAGCACTGGTACAAATGGGATAAGAGGTGAAGCTGGTTGTTGAAAAGCGATTTCACAATCGACTTCCCAAAGATTAATCACGCGGTAGTCTTGCCGCGCCTGCAATCCTGCCAATTCGGATTCATAGCGAGTGGGAATTTCGACATTACCCTCTTGTAAATTGAATACATCACTGGAGGTAGTAATGCTCGCCAATCAAACAACCTATACCACAGCTGAAAATAATTTTGACAAAATTTACGATGAGGTAATTTCTACCCGCGAACCTGTAGTTATTACTCGCGAAGGTTCTGAAAGCGTGTCTGTCATTCCTACTGCTGAACTTAACAGCATCATGGAAACAGTATATCTGTTCCAGTCACATGAAAATGCCATGCGCCTACTGGATGCTTTACAACGTGCCAAAGCACGAACTAATAAGCCTCGAACTATAGAGGAATTGCGTAAAGAATTCGGACTTAGCGAAGACGAATAAAAGGTGTATACTTCGCACGGGCATAAATGGG of the Argonema galeatum A003/A1 genome contains:
- a CDS encoding type II toxin-antitoxin system Phd/YefM family antitoxin, producing MLANQTTYTTAENNFDKIYDEVISTREPVVITREGSESVSVIPTAELNSIMETVYLFQSHENAMRLLDALQRAKARTNKPRTIEELRKEFGLSEDE